The following are from one region of the Noviherbaspirillum sedimenti genome:
- a CDS encoding sulfurtransferase gives MRYTTLISATELAQHALEPDWVVIDCRHDLALPDAGRLAFEAGHIPGAQFAHLDRDLSGSKTDAQGIFRGRHPLPERAAFVETLRRWGINNKSQVIAYDAQGGMFAARLWWLLRWIGHDAVAVLDGGVQAWTASGMWLSAELRGKPYGDIIAQAPLVTTVDAATLVANLQEQTLTVIDARAPDRFRGENETIDPVGGHIPGAQNRFFKNNLQEDGRFKPAAQLRAEWQAVIASPQAAAMQCGSGVTACHNLLALEVAGLPGAALYPGSWSEWCAEPARPVASGD, from the coding sequence ATGCGCTACACCACCCTGATCTCCGCCACCGAACTGGCCCAGCACGCGCTCGAGCCGGACTGGGTCGTCATCGATTGCCGGCACGACCTGGCCCTGCCCGACGCCGGCCGTCTGGCCTTCGAGGCCGGCCATATCCCGGGTGCGCAATTCGCCCACCTGGACCGCGACCTGTCCGGCAGCAAGACCGACGCGCAAGGTATTTTTCGCGGCCGCCATCCCCTCCCCGAACGCGCAGCCTTTGTCGAAACCCTGCGCCGCTGGGGCATCAACAACAAATCCCAGGTCATCGCCTATGACGCCCAGGGCGGCATGTTCGCCGCCCGCCTGTGGTGGCTGCTGCGCTGGATAGGGCATGATGCGGTGGCGGTGCTGGACGGCGGCGTGCAGGCCTGGACCGCGTCCGGCATGTGGCTGTCGGCCGAACTGCGCGGCAAGCCCTATGGCGACATCATCGCGCAGGCGCCACTGGTCACAACCGTCGATGCCGCCACGCTCGTCGCCAACCTGCAGGAACAGACGCTCACCGTCATCGACGCCCGGGCGCCCGACCGTTTCCGCGGCGAGAATGAAACCATCGATCCGGTCGGCGGCCATATCCCGGGCGCGCAAAACCGTTTCTTCAAAAACAATCTGCAGGAAGATGGCCGCTTCAAGCCGGCGGCGCAATTGCGGGCGGAATGGCAAGCAGTCATCGCTTCGCCGCAGGCCGCCGCCATGCAATGCGGCTCGGGCGTCACCGCCTGCCACAACCTGCTGGCACTGGAAGTGGCGGGCTTGCCGGGGGCGGCGCTGTATCCGGGATCCTGGAGCGAATGGTGCGCCGAGCCGGCGCGGCCGGTGGCCAGCGGCGATTAG
- a CDS encoding patatin-like protein codes for MKEKELRLAVVFFGGVSLAVYQHGINREILNLVRASKLYHRNRADDGNVASAALEFHRRYPDEPQRSTGDVYLQCLESVGQQLALRVIVDVISGASAGGMNGIALARALAHDLSLAPLTDMWLKEADMLKLLAPEAKARLWNKWIFWPFVRPLLTRLQREGLIVGKIDAEMAERVSVFLRSRWFKPPLDGRRLAALALDGLTAMENPEGGNESLLPPGTRLDLQVTATDFRGLDRPIFIHDPPVVKEREHRRILRFCLEHEKTGHLQSDFDLDNVPSLAFAARASASYPGAFPPAQVREMDDLLASLHRPWPARSRFLARNFSGYRDQGLQPEEAVLLDGSILDNKPIMAALEAIRTHSAYREVDRRLVYIDPHSRLDKPPPSSGVPGFFTALRGALSDLPRMDPTYNELASVSHYNKHVRRLKETIDHSRRQVTKLLEQSTGGRISGNFTINDLRHWRLTSTNQLAGTTIVYDSYMRALVLEALDFVVELINWACGFARDSTAAHKVEEAIELWAESQSILLADSYRMPDNPQENADMPAFGRMVIDFGLVYKKRRLHFVLHEINDLYENAPLQDGCSPEPEDLDLLKIQIHKLIDEMVMYDDAHFLSEQAVAMCRKLFVADLARMESSQFVSARNAAITNLVKRLGIECDLARRNDDADAVLSSALVLNLAPRCRSAILTSYLGYFYWDIILRPVVSALSLEAGPIEEVLIDRISPDDALSLTAPEAARMLLGGTFAGFGGFLSRATRENDYLWGRLHAIDRLFDILASTVTASTAAAIDFHALKKAAFERVIEEEAGRLTLIPELVARLREAIAAL; via the coding sequence ATGAAAGAGAAAGAATTGCGGCTGGCGGTCGTATTCTTCGGCGGCGTTTCGCTCGCCGTCTATCAGCATGGCATCAACCGTGAAATCCTGAACCTGGTCCGGGCATCAAAGTTGTATCACCGCAACAGGGCGGACGACGGCAACGTTGCCTCGGCCGCCCTGGAATTTCACCGCCGCTATCCGGACGAGCCGCAGCGCTCGACCGGGGACGTCTATCTGCAGTGCCTTGAATCTGTCGGCCAGCAGCTTGCCCTGCGGGTGATCGTGGACGTGATTTCCGGCGCTTCTGCCGGCGGCATGAACGGCATTGCGCTTGCCCGCGCCCTGGCGCATGACCTCAGCCTAGCGCCGCTGACCGACATGTGGCTGAAGGAAGCCGACATGCTCAAGCTGCTGGCGCCGGAGGCCAAGGCGCGGCTCTGGAACAAATGGATTTTCTGGCCTTTCGTGCGGCCCCTGCTGACGCGGCTCCAGCGTGAAGGCTTAATCGTCGGCAAGATCGATGCCGAAATGGCGGAGCGGGTCTCCGTATTTTTGCGCTCGCGCTGGTTTAAGCCGCCGCTGGATGGTCGTCGTCTTGCCGCCCTGGCCCTGGATGGCTTGACTGCCATGGAAAACCCCGAGGGCGGGAACGAGTCCCTGCTGCCGCCAGGCACAAGGCTGGATCTGCAAGTGACGGCGACCGATTTTCGCGGCCTCGACCGGCCGATTTTCATCCACGATCCACCGGTGGTAAAGGAGCGCGAACATCGGCGCATCTTGCGCTTTTGCCTCGAGCATGAGAAAACCGGTCATCTGCAAAGCGACTTTGATCTCGACAATGTGCCGTCGCTGGCATTCGCGGCCCGCGCGTCGGCGTCTTATCCCGGGGCTTTTCCACCGGCGCAGGTGAGAGAAATGGATGATCTGCTGGCCTCCCTCCACCGGCCCTGGCCCGCGCGCTCCCGTTTTCTTGCGCGGAATTTCAGCGGCTATCGTGACCAGGGATTGCAACCGGAAGAGGCGGTGCTGCTGGATGGCAGCATCCTCGACAACAAGCCGATCATGGCGGCACTCGAGGCCATCCGCACCCACAGCGCCTACCGTGAGGTGGATCGTCGCCTGGTTTATATCGACCCGCATTCGCGCCTGGACAAACCGCCGCCGAGCAGTGGTGTGCCAGGGTTTTTCACGGCCTTGCGCGGGGCGCTCTCCGACCTGCCTCGCATGGACCCGACCTACAATGAACTGGCCAGCGTCAGCCATTACAACAAGCATGTACGGCGCCTGAAGGAGACCATCGACCATTCCAGGCGCCAGGTGACGAAATTGCTCGAGCAATCAACCGGCGGGCGGATCAGCGGCAATTTCACCATCAATGACTTGCGGCACTGGCGCCTGACGTCTACCAACCAGCTGGCCGGCACCACGATCGTCTATGACTCGTACATGCGCGCCCTGGTCCTGGAAGCGCTGGATTTCGTCGTCGAACTGATCAACTGGGCCTGCGGCTTTGCCAGGGATTCCACGGCGGCGCACAAGGTAGAGGAAGCGATCGAGCTGTGGGCCGAAAGCCAGTCGATTCTGCTGGCAGACTCCTATCGCATGCCGGATAACCCCCAGGAAAACGCCGACATGCCTGCATTCGGCAGAATGGTGATCGACTTCGGGCTCGTGTATAAAAAGCGCCGGCTGCATTTCGTCCTGCATGAGATCAATGATCTGTATGAAAATGCCCCTCTGCAAGATGGCTGTTCGCCGGAACCCGAGGACCTCGATCTCCTCAAGATCCAGATCCACAAGCTCATCGATGAAATGGTGATGTACGACGACGCCCATTTCCTGAGCGAGCAGGCAGTTGCCATGTGCCGCAAGCTGTTCGTGGCGGATCTGGCGCGCATGGAAAGCAGCCAGTTTGTCAGCGCCAGGAATGCCGCCATCACGAACCTGGTCAAGCGGCTTGGCATTGAATGCGACCTGGCCCGCCGCAACGACGATGCCGACGCGGTGTTGTCGTCCGCATTAGTGCTCAATCTCGCGCCCCGCTGCCGCAGCGCCATTTTGACCAGCTATCTGGGCTATTTTTACTGGGACATCATCCTCCGGCCAGTGGTGAGCGCCTTGTCGCTGGAGGCCGGGCCGATCGAGGAAGTATTGATCGACCGTATCAGTCCGGACGATGCGCTGAGCCTGACTGCACCGGAAGCGGCGCGGATGCTGCTGGGTGGAACCTTCGCCGGCTTTGGCGGCTTTCTCAGCCGCGCGACGCGCGAGAACGATTATCTGTGGGGGCGGCTGCATGCCATCGACCGGCTGTTCGATATCCTCGCCAGCACGGTGACCGCGAGTACGGCGGCGGCGATCGATTTTCATGCATTGAAAAAGGCGGCATTCGAGCGGGTGATCGAGGAGGAAGCCGGGCGACTCACCCTGATTCCCGAACTGGTGGCGCGACTCCGCGAGGCGATTGCCGCCCTCTGA
- a CDS encoding ZIP family metal transporter, translated as MLAGVVSISAAAVLSFGLLGKMVDRMVSLSVGILLSTSLLHALPTAFEGHADPRALFATLLAGLLGFFLLEKMAVLRHSHHYEGDGHHHEHGHDAHEAGKSGWMILMGDGLHNFTDGILIAAAFLADPSLGIIAAVAIIAHEIPQEIGDFIVLLNAGFSRARAYVYNLLCSLMAVAGGLLGYFTLEQATDWIPYVLVFAASGFIYIAVSDLMPQMQRRATLRETIPQVLLIALGVAIVLFLTGGDHAHAH; from the coding sequence ATGCTGGCGGGGGTGGTGAGCATATCCGCCGCTGCCGTTCTTTCTTTTGGCCTGCTGGGGAAAATGGTGGACCGCATGGTCAGCCTGTCGGTCGGCATCCTGCTATCCACTTCGCTGCTGCACGCCCTGCCCACGGCCTTCGAGGGGCATGCCGATCCGCGCGCGCTGTTCGCCACCCTGCTGGCCGGCCTGCTCGGCTTTTTCCTGCTGGAGAAGATGGCGGTGCTGCGTCATTCGCATCATTACGAAGGCGACGGCCACCATCACGAGCATGGCCACGACGCCCACGAAGCCGGCAAGTCCGGCTGGATGATCCTGATGGGCGATGGCCTGCACAACTTCACCGATGGCATCCTGATCGCCGCCGCTTTCCTGGCCGACCCCAGTCTGGGCATCATTGCCGCGGTCGCCATCATCGCCCATGAAATTCCGCAGGAAATCGGCGACTTCATCGTCTTGCTCAACGCCGGCTTTTCCCGCGCCCGCGCCTATGTCTACAACCTGCTGTGCAGCCTGATGGCGGTGGCTGGCGGTCTGCTTGGCTACTTTACGCTGGAACAGGCCACCGACTGGATTCCCTACGTGCTGGTATTCGCTGCCTCGGGTTTCATCTACATCGCCGTCAGCGATCTGATGCCGCAAATGCAGCGGCGCGCGACCTTGCGGGAAACGATTCCGCAGGTGCTGCTGATTGCGCTCGGCGTGGCAATCGTGCTGTTCCTGACTGGCGGCGATCACGCTCACGCTCACTGA
- a CDS encoding dienelactone hydrolase family protein, whose translation MKDLELEIDSLAAKTPLSAEFDRRLFLQTALGTGFAAAVLPVCAQSVIKTDTEGLDAGEVTLTVNGQQVPVYRAQPKGKTNLPVVLVVSEIFGVHEHIADVARRFAKQGYLALAPDLFVRQGNAAAYGSIAELMKEVVSKVPDQQVMGDLDACVAWAAKNGGNTGKLGITGFCWGGRITWLYCAHNPKVKAGVAWYGRLVGDKTALAPRHPVDIAADLKVPVLGLYGGKDDGIPQTSVGQMKAALAKGKSKSEFVVYPEAGHAFHADYRPSYVEAAARDGWTRCLAWFKAHGVA comes from the coding sequence ATGAAGGATCTGGAACTGGAAATCGATAGCCTGGCTGCGAAAACGCCTTTGTCGGCAGAGTTCGACCGCCGCCTGTTTCTGCAGACTGCGCTCGGCACCGGCTTTGCCGCTGCGGTATTGCCGGTGTGCGCGCAATCCGTGATCAAGACCGATACCGAAGGTCTGGACGCCGGCGAGGTAACGCTCACAGTCAACGGCCAGCAGGTGCCGGTATATCGCGCGCAGCCCAAGGGCAAGACCAATCTGCCGGTGGTGCTGGTGGTGTCGGAAATCTTTGGCGTGCACGAGCATATCGCCGATGTGGCGCGCCGTTTCGCCAAGCAGGGTTACCTGGCGCTGGCGCCCGACCTGTTTGTCCGTCAGGGCAATGCGGCAGCTTACGGCTCGATCGCCGAGCTGATGAAGGAAGTCGTTTCCAAGGTGCCGGACCAGCAGGTGATGGGCGACCTCGACGCCTGCGTCGCCTGGGCCGCGAAAAACGGCGGCAATACCGGCAAGCTCGGCATCACCGGCTTTTGCTGGGGCGGGCGCATCACCTGGCTGTATTGCGCACACAATCCCAAGGTCAAGGCCGGCGTCGCCTGGTATGGCCGCCTGGTCGGCGACAAGACTGCGCTGGCGCCGCGTCACCCGGTCGATATCGCCGCAGACCTGAAGGTGCCGGTGCTGGGCCTGTACGGCGGCAAGGATGACGGCATTCCGCAGACCTCCGTCGGGCAGATGAAGGCGGCGCTGGCAAAGGGCAAGAGCAAGTCGGAATTCGTTGTGTATCCGGAAGCCGGTCATGCCTTCCATGCCGATTACCGGCCAAGCTATGTCGAAGCGGCTGCCCGCGATGGCTGGACGCGCTGCCTGGCCTGGTTCAAGGCGCACGGCGTGGCCTGA
- the polA gene encoding DNA polymerase I, translating to MHKTLLLVDGSSYLYRAFHAMPDLRNAEGAPTGALYGMINMLRRLHNDYPAAYIACVFDAKGKTFRDDLYAEYKANRASMPEDLARQIEPVHAAVKAMGWPVLVVEGIEADDVIGTLAVAAVKHDMDCVISTGDKDLAQLVNGHVTLVNTMSNETLDRAGVIAKFGVPPELIVDYLTLVGDTVDNVPGVPKVGPKTAVKWLTQYGNLDGVIANADKIGGVVGENLRKSLDWLPQARVLVTVRTDCPLAPHMTTIAESLPAQQPDREALIEVYRRYGFKTWLREASAADAGQGSGASAGAPAADGAQAGLAQAALFAAEPAPAAEYELVLTEAQLDQWLAKIDAAALTAIDTETTSLIPMQAQLVGISLCCEAGKAAYIPVAHRYPDAPAQLSRELVLGKMRAWLEDPGKPKLGQHLKYDSHIFANHGVQLRGIVHDTLLESYVYESHRTHDMDSLALRHLNRKTITFEEVCGKGASQLCFDEVELGRATEYAAEDADVTLQLHQSLWPRIKDDAGLAYVYQHIEVPTSVALQKIERNGVLIDPARLATQSGELGRRMLEIEQEAYALAGQPFNLNSPKQIGEIFFGKLNLPVVKKTPSGAPSTDEDVLQKLAEDYPLPKILLDYRSLSKLKSTYTDKLPKMIDANTGRVHTNYAQAVAVTGRLASNDPNLQNIPIRTAEGRRIREAFIAPPGSVIVSADYSQIELRIMAHISEDASMLRAFAEGIDIHRATAAEIFGVAAADVTSEQRRYAKVINFGLIYGMSAFGLAGNLGIERAAAQMYIEKYFQRFSGVAQYMADTRAQAKARGYVETVFGRRLWLPEINSPNGPRRQGAERAAINAPMQGTAADLIKLSMIAVQDWLERDGLQSKMVMQVHDELVLEVPQAELALVREKLPALMAGVAQLKVPLIAEVGVGNNWDEAH from the coding sequence ATGCACAAAACCCTATTGTTAGTTGACGGTTCCAGTTACCTGTACCGCGCTTTCCATGCCATGCCTGACTTGCGCAATGCCGAGGGCGCGCCGACCGGCGCCCTGTACGGCATGATCAACATGCTGCGCCGCTTGCATAATGATTACCCGGCAGCATACATTGCCTGTGTTTTCGATGCAAAAGGCAAGACCTTCCGCGACGATCTGTATGCCGAGTACAAGGCCAACCGCGCCAGCATGCCGGAAGACCTGGCGCGCCAGATCGAACCCGTCCATGCAGCGGTCAAGGCCATGGGCTGGCCGGTGCTGGTAGTTGAGGGCATCGAGGCCGACGACGTCATCGGCACCCTGGCGGTGGCGGCGGTAAAGCACGACATGGATTGCGTGATTTCCACCGGCGACAAGGACCTGGCGCAGCTGGTCAATGGCCATGTCACCCTGGTCAATACCATGAGCAATGAAACGCTCGACCGCGCCGGCGTCATCGCCAAGTTCGGCGTGCCGCCGGAACTGATCGTCGATTACCTGACGCTGGTGGGCGATACGGTCGACAATGTTCCGGGCGTGCCCAAGGTCGGCCCCAAGACTGCGGTCAAGTGGCTCACGCAATATGGCAATCTGGATGGCGTGATTGCGAACGCCGACAAGATCGGCGGCGTGGTCGGCGAGAACCTGCGCAAGTCGCTGGACTGGCTGCCGCAGGCGCGCGTGCTGGTCACCGTCAGGACCGATTGCCCGCTGGCGCCGCACATGACGACGATCGCCGAATCGCTGCCGGCGCAGCAGCCCGACCGCGAGGCGCTGATCGAGGTGTACCGCCGTTACGGCTTCAAGACCTGGCTGCGTGAAGCGAGCGCCGCCGATGCCGGCCAGGGCTCAGGTGCGTCGGCAGGCGCGCCCGCTGCGGATGGGGCGCAGGCCGGCCTGGCGCAGGCGGCGCTGTTCGCCGCCGAACCGGCGCCCGCGGCCGAATATGAGCTGGTGCTCACTGAAGCGCAGCTGGACCAGTGGCTGGCAAAAATCGACGCCGCCGCGCTGACCGCGATCGATACCGAAACCACGTCATTGATCCCGATGCAGGCGCAGCTGGTCGGCATTTCGCTGTGCTGTGAAGCCGGCAAGGCGGCCTACATCCCGGTGGCGCACCGCTACCCGGATGCGCCGGCGCAGCTGTCGCGCGAACTGGTGCTCGGCAAGATGCGCGCCTGGCTGGAAGATCCGGGCAAGCCGAAGCTCGGGCAGCACCTGAAATACGACAGCCACATTTTCGCCAACCATGGCGTGCAACTCAGGGGCATCGTGCACGACACCCTGCTCGAATCCTATGTGTACGAGTCGCACCGCACGCACGACATGGACAGCCTGGCGCTGCGCCACCTGAACCGCAAGACCATCACCTTCGAGGAAGTGTGCGGCAAGGGCGCCTCGCAACTGTGCTTCGATGAAGTCGAACTCGGCCGCGCCACCGAATATGCCGCCGAAGATGCCGACGTCACCCTGCAGCTGCACCAGTCGCTGTGGCCGCGCATCAAGGACGATGCCGGCCTGGCTTACGTCTATCAGCATATCGAGGTGCCGACCTCGGTGGCGCTGCAAAAGATCGAGCGCAATGGCGTGCTGATCGACCCGGCCCGGCTGGCGACGCAGTCCGGCGAGCTTGGTCGCCGCATGCTGGAAATCGAACAGGAAGCGTATGCGCTGGCTGGCCAGCCATTCAACCTGAATTCGCCCAAGCAGATCGGCGAAATCTTTTTCGGCAAGCTGAACCTGCCGGTGGTGAAAAAGACGCCCTCCGGTGCACCCTCCACCGATGAAGATGTGCTGCAAAAGCTGGCCGAGGACTATCCCTTGCCGAAGATATTGCTCGACTACCGCAGCCTGTCCAAGCTGAAATCCACCTATACCGACAAGCTGCCGAAGATGATCGATGCGAATACCGGGCGCGTGCACACCAATTACGCGCAGGCGGTGGCGGTGACGGGGCGGCTTGCCTCGAACGACCCCAATCTGCAGAACATCCCGATCCGCACCGCCGAGGGCCGGCGCATCCGCGAAGCCTTCATCGCGCCGCCAGGCAGCGTGATCGTCTCGGCCGATTACTCGCAGATCGAGTTGCGCATCATGGCGCACATCTCGGAAGACGCCAGCATGCTGCGCGCCTTCGCCGAGGGTATCGATATCCACCGCGCCACCGCTGCCGAGATTTTTGGCGTGGCGGCGGCCGATGTCACCAGCGAGCAGCGGCGCTATGCCAAGGTGATCAATTTCGGCCTGATCTACGGCATGAGCGCCTTCGGCCTGGCGGGCAACCTCGGTATTGAGCGCGCGGCGGCGCAGATGTACATCGAAAAGTATTTCCAGCGTTTTTCTGGCGTCGCCCAGTACATGGCCGACACCCGCGCCCAGGCCAAGGCGCGCGGCTATGTGGAAACCGTGTTCGGTCGTCGCCTGTGGCTGCCCGAGATTAATTCGCCGAATGGTCCGCGGCGGCAAGGCGCCGAACGCGCCGCCATCAATGCGCCCATGCAGGGCACTGCCGCCGACCTGATCAAGCTATCCATGATCGCCGTGCAGGACTGGCTGGAGCGCGATGGCTTGCAGTCGAAGATGGTGATGCAGGTGCATGACGAACTGGTGCTGGAAGTGCCGCAGGCCGAGCTGGCACTGGTGCGGGAAAAATTGCCGGCGCTGATGGCGGGCGTGGCGCAGCTGAAGGTGCCGTTGATTGCCGAGGTGGGGGTGGGCAACAATTGGGACGAGGCGCATTAA
- a CDS encoding TIGR00730 family Rossman fold protein: protein MEQNGKKLPRLLQLGDMERATAKKARESWHMFTIMAEFIEATEHLSELRPAVSVFGSARMTPEHPYYAKGVDIARRLSDAGLAVISGGGPGIMEAANKGAFEGKSLSVGLNIELPREQVSNIWQDVSISFRHFFARKVAFVKYADAYVVLPGGFGTLDEMTEVLTLIQTGKTRRIPVILVGAAFWRGLLDWFQNSLVKNGMISPEDMEIVQLIDEPANVVDAIFAFYEEREFEPSDEERQKNLYL, encoded by the coding sequence ATGGAACAGAATGGAAAAAAGCTGCCGCGGCTGCTGCAGCTCGGGGACATGGAGCGCGCCACCGCCAAAAAGGCGCGCGAGTCATGGCATATGTTCACGATTATGGCAGAATTTATCGAGGCCACGGAACACCTGTCCGAACTGCGGCCGGCCGTTTCGGTCTTCGGCTCGGCCCGCATGACGCCCGAGCACCCCTACTATGCCAAGGGCGTCGATATCGCCCGGCGCCTGTCGGACGCCGGCCTGGCAGTCATTTCGGGCGGCGGCCCCGGCATCATGGAAGCCGCCAACAAAGGCGCCTTCGAAGGCAAGTCGCTGTCGGTCGGCCTGAACATCGAACTGCCGCGCGAACAGGTCAGCAATATCTGGCAAGACGTCTCGATCAGCTTCCGTCATTTTTTTGCGCGCAAGGTCGCCTTCGTCAAGTATGCCGATGCCTATGTCGTCTTGCCTGGCGGTTTTGGCACGCTGGATGAAATGACTGAAGTGCTGACCCTGATCCAGACCGGCAAGACCCGCCGTATCCCGGTGATTCTGGTCGGTGCCGCATTCTGGCGCGGCCTGCTGGACTGGTTCCAGAATAGCCTGGTCAAGAACGGCATGATCAGCCCGGAAGACATGGAAATCGTGCAATTGATCGATGAGCCGGCAAACGTGGTCGATGCGATCTTTGCATTTTATGAAGAGCGCGAATTTGAGCCAAGCGACGAAGAACGGCAAAAAAACTTGTATTTGTAA
- a CDS encoding DUF2782 domain-containing protein yields MRSKNSMRQIRHYLLAGMWMAAATASLPALAQERAEAPPPPRLEKLEEGQAPAVTITPPSEKSTITEKRAPGGKRTEVKVKSGKSTYRVQPADEPGNAQQGDGQSIAAKPAQFEVLQFDMNREKKLQQQPVEPPPTLQPAPAKK; encoded by the coding sequence ATGCGATCAAAGAATTCTATGCGCCAGATCCGCCATTATCTTTTGGCCGGCATGTGGATGGCTGCCGCTACGGCAAGCCTGCCTGCCTTGGCCCAGGAACGCGCGGAGGCGCCACCGCCGCCGCGCCTGGAAAAACTCGAAGAGGGCCAGGCGCCCGCGGTCACCATCACACCGCCGAGCGAGAAAAGCACCATCACGGAAAAGCGTGCGCCCGGCGGCAAGCGCACGGAAGTCAAGGTCAAGAGTGGCAAGAGCACCTACCGGGTCCAGCCCGCTGACGAACCCGGCAATGCCCAGCAAGGCGATGGCCAGAGCATCGCGGCCAAACCGGCGCAATTTGAAGTGCTGCAGTTCGATATGAACCGCGAAAAGAAATTGCAACAGCAACCAGTCGAGCCGCCGCCAACATTGCAGCCCGCGCCCGCAAAAAAATAA
- a CDS encoding homoserine kinase: MAVFTPVSLDDLTEWMTQFPLGKPLAIKGISSGIENSNFFLTTETGEYVLTLFEKLTFEQLPFYLNLMQHLAQHDVLVPAPIANQNGVILHSLHGKPASIVTRLQGACQLAPRPAHCAAVGTMLARMHLAARDFPMHQPNLRGLDWWNATTPTVLPYLSNERQHLLRAEMHFQEAFAGSATYLRLQQGPIHADLFRDNVMFEGERLTGFFDFYFAGCDTWLFDVAVTVNDWCIDLATGVLDEARVRALLEAYHAVRPFTADEQVAWQAMLRAGALRFWLSRLYDYYLPRDAHMLTPHDPAHFERILRQRIDGTIPILF, encoded by the coding sequence ATGGCAGTATTTACTCCCGTCAGCCTGGACGACCTCACAGAATGGATGACCCAGTTCCCGCTCGGCAAACCGCTGGCGATCAAGGGCATTTCCAGCGGCATTGAAAACAGTAATTTCTTCTTGACGACAGAAACCGGCGAATACGTCCTGACTCTGTTTGAAAAGCTGACGTTCGAGCAATTGCCGTTTTACCTGAATCTGATGCAGCACCTGGCGCAGCATGACGTGCTGGTGCCGGCGCCGATCGCCAACCAGAATGGTGTCATCCTGCACAGCCTGCATGGCAAGCCGGCTTCGATCGTCACCCGCCTGCAAGGCGCCTGCCAGCTGGCGCCGCGGCCCGCACATTGCGCCGCGGTCGGCACCATGCTGGCCAGGATGCACCTGGCCGCACGCGACTTTCCCATGCACCAGCCCAACCTGCGCGGCCTGGACTGGTGGAATGCCACCACGCCGACGGTGCTGCCCTACCTGTCGAATGAACGCCAGCATTTGCTGCGGGCAGAGATGCACTTCCAGGAAGCTTTCGCCGGTTCCGCGACTTACCTGCGCCTGCAGCAAGGTCCGATTCATGCCGACCTGTTCCGCGACAATGTCATGTTCGAGGGCGAACGCCTGACCGGCTTCTTCGATTTCTATTTCGCCGGCTGCGACACCTGGCTGTTCGATGTCGCCGTCACCGTCAACGACTGGTGCATCGACCTGGCCACCGGCGTCCTGGATGAGGCACGGGTGCGCGCGCTGCTCGAGGCCTATCATGCCGTGCGACCGTTTACCGCGGACGAACAGGTCGCCTGGCAAGCCATGTTGCGCGCCGGCGCCCTGCGCTTCTGGCTGTCGCGCCTGTACGACTATTATCTGCCGCGCGACGCCCACATGCTGACCCCGCACGATCCGGCGCATTTCGAGCGCATCCTGCGCCAGCGTATCGACGGCACCATTCCTATACTGTTCTGA
- a CDS encoding BPSS1780 family membrane protein — protein sequence MNKLPASAGWLWVKQGFALFRKQPAELSTLFISYMFLMLALNLLPLIGAVLPLILVPVFAMAFMQACVHVEQGRRVYPNLLLTGFRSPAFRSLLLLGALYLLAAVLAVAASSLVDGGVFWNVMNGKLALDSPEVRESAMPLGMLFAAAVYTPAAMAFWYAAPLIAWKDMPLSKAVFYSFFAVKNAGKAFLLYGLAWFFLGILLPTVASTILALAASKTLALFVLMPLSIVLTVIMYCSFYPTYTEFFGRPYSAPEAAAE from the coding sequence ATGAATAAACTGCCCGCATCCGCCGGCTGGCTCTGGGTCAAGCAAGGCTTTGCCTTGTTCCGCAAGCAACCGGCCGAGTTGTCCACGCTCTTCATCAGCTACATGTTCCTGATGCTGGCCCTGAACCTGCTTCCCCTCATCGGCGCGGTGTTGCCACTGATCCTGGTGCCGGTGTTCGCCATGGCCTTCATGCAGGCGTGCGTGCACGTCGAGCAGGGCCGGCGCGTCTATCCCAACCTCTTGCTGACCGGCTTTCGCTCGCCAGCCTTCCGTTCACTGCTGCTATTGGGCGCACTCTACCTGCTGGCGGCGGTACTGGCGGTGGCGGCATCGAGCCTGGTCGATGGCGGCGTGTTCTGGAATGTCATGAACGGCAAGCTGGCGCTGGATTCGCCGGAAGTGCGCGAGTCGGCCATGCCGCTGGGCATGCTGTTCGCCGCCGCCGTCTACACCCCGGCGGCAATGGCGTTCTGGTATGCCGCACCGCTGATCGCGTGGAAAGACATGCCCCTGTCCAAGGCGGTGTTTTACAGCTTTTTTGCCGTGAAAAACGCCGGCAAGGCTTTCCTGCTCTATGGCCTGGCCTGGTTCTTCCTGGGCATTCTGCTGCCGACCGTCGCCAGCACCATCCTGGCGCTGGCGGCCAGCAAGACGCTGGCGCTGTTCGTGCTGATGCCGCTGTCGATCGTGCTGACGGTCATCATGTATTGCTCGTTCTATCCGACTTATACGGAATTCTTCGGCCGCCCCTATTCGGCGCCGGAAGCGGCAGCGGAATAA